Proteins encoded by one window of Hippoglossus hippoglossus isolate fHipHip1 chromosome 15, fHipHip1.pri, whole genome shotgun sequence:
- the LOC117776073 gene encoding Kv channel-interacting protein 2 isoform X1 produces the protein MKAKNRDQSLSDSRELDGSYDQLTGNPSTSQSKKTIKQRFLKLLPCCKPTVTPSVSQNSVEDDFELSTVCHRPESMDKLQEQTKFTKKELQVLYRGFKNECPCGVVNEENFQHIYSQFFPQGDSSMYAHFLFEAFDTNKNGSVSFEDFVFGLSIILRGTVNDRLNWAFNLYDLNKDGCITKEEMLDIMRSIYDMMGKYTYPTMQDDAPREHVESFFQKMDRNKDGVVTVEEFIESCKKDENIMQSMQLFDNVI, from the exons GTAATCCTTCCACCAGCCAAAGCAAAAAAACCATAAAGCAGCGATTCCTCAAGCTGCTGCCGTGCTGCAAGCCCACGGTTACCCCCTCTGTCAGTCAAA acAGCGTGGAAGATGATTTTGAGTTATCCACCGTGTGCCATCGCCCTGAAAGCATGGACAAGCTTCAGGAGCAGACCAAGTTCACCAAGAAGGAGCTGCAGGTCCTCTACAGGGGCTTTAAAAAT GAGTGTCCGTGCGGTGTGGTGAATGAGGAGAACTTTCAGCACATTTACTCCCAGTTCTTTCCTCAGGGAG ATTCAAGTATGTATGCACATTTCCTGTTTGAAGCCTTCGACACCAACAAGAACGGCTCGGTTAGTTTTGAG GACTTTGTATTTGGCCTATCTATCATCCTGAGAGGGACCGTTAATGACCGGCTAAACTGGGCGTTCAACCTCTACGACCTGAACAAGGACGGCTGCATCACCAAAGAG GAGATGTTGGACATCATGAGGTCCATCTATGACATGATGGGGAAGTACACATACCCCACTATGCAGGACGACGCCCCAAGAGAACATGTGGAAAGCTTCTTCCAG aaaaTGGACAGGAATAAAGACGGGGTGGTCACCGTAGAGGAGTTCATCGAGTCTTGCAAAAAG GATGAGAACATCATGCAGTCCATGCAGCTGTTTGACAATGTCATCTAA
- the LOC117776073 gene encoding Kv channel-interacting protein 2 isoform X2, with translation MHLFFKDKWEVEGLQTVGILLVVCSSLKLMHFLGLIDLSVEDSVEDDFELSTVCHRPESMDKLQEQTKFTKKELQVLYRGFKNECPCGVVNEENFQHIYSQFFPQGDSSMYAHFLFEAFDTNKNGSVSFEDFVFGLSIILRGTVNDRLNWAFNLYDLNKDGCITKEEMLDIMRSIYDMMGKYTYPTMQDDAPREHVESFFQKMDRNKDGVVTVEEFIESCKKDENIMQSMQLFDNVI, from the exons ATGCATCTGTTCTTCAAAGACAAGTGGGAGGTGGAGGGGCTGCAGACTGTGGGCATCCTCCTGGTGGTCTGCAGCTCCCTCAAACTGATGCACTTTCTGGGGCTTATCGACCTTTCAGTGGAAG acAGCGTGGAAGATGATTTTGAGTTATCCACCGTGTGCCATCGCCCTGAAAGCATGGACAAGCTTCAGGAGCAGACCAAGTTCACCAAGAAGGAGCTGCAGGTCCTCTACAGGGGCTTTAAAAAT GAGTGTCCGTGCGGTGTGGTGAATGAGGAGAACTTTCAGCACATTTACTCCCAGTTCTTTCCTCAGGGAG ATTCAAGTATGTATGCACATTTCCTGTTTGAAGCCTTCGACACCAACAAGAACGGCTCGGTTAGTTTTGAG GACTTTGTATTTGGCCTATCTATCATCCTGAGAGGGACCGTTAATGACCGGCTAAACTGGGCGTTCAACCTCTACGACCTGAACAAGGACGGCTGCATCACCAAAGAG GAGATGTTGGACATCATGAGGTCCATCTATGACATGATGGGGAAGTACACATACCCCACTATGCAGGACGACGCCCCAAGAGAACATGTGGAAAGCTTCTTCCAG aaaaTGGACAGGAATAAAGACGGGGTGGTCACCGTAGAGGAGTTCATCGAGTCTTGCAAAAAG GATGAGAACATCATGCAGTCCATGCAGCTGTTTGACAATGTCATCTAA
- the LOC117776073 gene encoding Kv channel-interacting protein 2 isoform X3 — protein MLSMDGLEMIAVLVVMALFIKVLEQFGMFEPVGGEDSVEDDFELSTVCHRPESMDKLQEQTKFTKKELQVLYRGFKNECPCGVVNEENFQHIYSQFFPQGDSSMYAHFLFEAFDTNKNGSVSFEDFVFGLSIILRGTVNDRLNWAFNLYDLNKDGCITKEEMLDIMRSIYDMMGKYTYPTMQDDAPREHVESFFQKMDRNKDGVVTVEEFIESCKKDENIMQSMQLFDNVI, from the exons ATGTTGAGTATGGATGGCTTGGAGATGATCGCTGTGCTGGTGGTCATGGCTCTCTTCATTAAAGTCCTGGAGCAGTTCGGGATGTTTGAGCCCGTCGGCGGGGAAG acAGCGTGGAAGATGATTTTGAGTTATCCACCGTGTGCCATCGCCCTGAAAGCATGGACAAGCTTCAGGAGCAGACCAAGTTCACCAAGAAGGAGCTGCAGGTCCTCTACAGGGGCTTTAAAAAT GAGTGTCCGTGCGGTGTGGTGAATGAGGAGAACTTTCAGCACATTTACTCCCAGTTCTTTCCTCAGGGAG ATTCAAGTATGTATGCACATTTCCTGTTTGAAGCCTTCGACACCAACAAGAACGGCTCGGTTAGTTTTGAG GACTTTGTATTTGGCCTATCTATCATCCTGAGAGGGACCGTTAATGACCGGCTAAACTGGGCGTTCAACCTCTACGACCTGAACAAGGACGGCTGCATCACCAAAGAG GAGATGTTGGACATCATGAGGTCCATCTATGACATGATGGGGAAGTACACATACCCCACTATGCAGGACGACGCCCCAAGAGAACATGTGGAAAGCTTCTTCCAG aaaaTGGACAGGAATAAAGACGGGGTGGTCACCGTAGAGGAGTTCATCGAGTCTTGCAAAAAG GATGAGAACATCATGCAGTCCATGCAGCTGTTTGACAATGTCATCTAA